The Niastella koreensis GR20-10 genome includes a window with the following:
- a CDS encoding diacylglycerol/lipid kinase family protein, producing MRTTYLIHNPGAGDEAHSKEVLVKLIEAAGYECRYSSTDDKDWQNIPPHTDFIVIAGGDGTVKEVVAVLLKKEHPVKRLPVAILPCGTANNIAESLEIKGELIDVIRSWSSPQTTAIDVGEIFDIEQQPDFFIESFGYGLFPYLMMEMKKEGRNEIPDKDQKMKVALQQMHAISHSYKPHYCELIIDGEDHSGEYLMAEVMNTRFIGPNLFLAPYGHPGDGHFEVVLIPGNDQEKFAAYIDSKLNDAEVVFDFITIKAEDVHIKWKGKHVHLDDEQLTLKENTPVHVRIKKNALVFLK from the coding sequence ATGAGAACCACCTATCTGATACACAACCCCGGCGCCGGTGATGAGGCGCACTCAAAAGAAGTGTTAGTAAAACTGATTGAAGCAGCTGGTTATGAATGTAGATATAGTTCTACAGATGATAAAGACTGGCAAAATATCCCACCGCATACTGATTTTATTGTAATTGCCGGGGGTGACGGCACCGTGAAGGAGGTGGTTGCCGTACTGTTAAAAAAAGAGCATCCGGTAAAACGGCTGCCGGTAGCCATTCTTCCCTGCGGCACCGCCAATAACATTGCAGAGTCGCTGGAAATAAAAGGCGAGTTGATTGATGTTATCCGCTCCTGGAGTTCCCCGCAAACCACTGCCATCGATGTAGGCGAGATCTTCGACATTGAACAGCAACCCGATTTTTTTATTGAAAGTTTCGGCTACGGCCTGTTCCCCTACCTGATGATGGAAATGAAAAAAGAAGGCAGGAATGAAATCCCTGATAAGGATCAGAAAATGAAGGTAGCCCTGCAACAGATGCATGCCATCAGTCATTCATACAAACCACATTATTGCGAACTGATCATCGATGGGGAAGATCATTCCGGTGAATACCTGATGGCAGAGGTGATGAATACCCGCTTTATAGGACCTAATCTTTTTCTGGCGCCTTACGGGCATCCGGGCGATGGTCATTTTGAAGTAGTGCTGATACCGGGAAACGACCAGGAAAAATTCGCGGCCTATATCGACAGCAAGCTGAACGATGCTGAAGTGGTATTTGATTTCATAACTATAAAAGCAGAAGACGTACACATTAAATGGAAGGGCAAGCATGTACATCTGGATGACGAACAACTGACCCTGAAGGAAAATACGCCGGTGCATGTACGAATTAAGAAGAACGCATTAGTATTCTTGAAATAA
- a CDS encoding response regulator: MKKILVIENNAGIRENIAEILELANYKVFAAEDGKTGIEIALHHKPDLILCNVVMPQLDGYGVLHLLHKNPTIRNTPFIFMSAIADRAEMRKGMELGADDYMVQPFQKTELLQAIECRLKRAEWIKQEFVSHESHINGNGHQLAEMPKIGNERDILCLLSDNRDVCKYKRKQIIYVEGNRPARLYYIKKGKVKTYKTNEEGKELIVGIYGEGDFLGYVALLEGTVYKERAETMENTELSVIPKDEFDALMNTRKEVVVRFMTMMARNITEKEQLLLGLAYNSLRKKVADALITVNRKYKTSINISRENLAAIAGTATASMIRTLSEFKSEKLIDIHDGAITILNEKELENLLN, translated from the coding sequence ATGAAGAAGATTCTTGTTATTGAAAACAATGCCGGGATCAGGGAAAATATTGCAGAGATCCTCGAGTTGGCTAATTACAAGGTATTTGCTGCTGAAGATGGAAAAACAGGAATTGAAATCGCATTGCATCACAAACCTGACCTCATTTTATGCAATGTGGTGATGCCGCAATTAGACGGTTATGGCGTTTTACATTTGCTTCACAAAAATCCCACCATCCGCAACACACCTTTCATTTTTATGTCGGCTATTGCCGACCGTGCCGAAATGCGAAAAGGCATGGAGTTGGGCGCAGATGATTACATGGTTCAACCGTTTCAGAAAACCGAGCTGTTACAGGCAATAGAATGCCGTTTAAAACGTGCTGAATGGATTAAACAGGAGTTTGTGAGCCATGAATCGCACATAAATGGAAATGGCCACCAATTGGCCGAGATGCCCAAAATCGGCAATGAGCGCGATATCCTTTGCCTGCTCAGCGATAACCGGGATGTATGCAAGTATAAAAGAAAACAGATCATTTATGTAGAAGGGAACCGCCCGGCGCGGCTCTATTATATAAAGAAAGGAAAAGTAAAAACATATAAGACCAACGAAGAAGGGAAGGAGCTGATAGTTGGAATTTATGGCGAAGGCGATTTCCTGGGTTATGTGGCCCTGCTGGAAGGAACGGTTTATAAAGAAAGGGCAGAGACCATGGAGAATACCGAACTGTCTGTCATTCCTAAAGATGAGTTTGATGCATTGATGAATACCCGCAAGGAAGTGGTGGTGCGTTTTATGACCATGATGGCCCGCAACATTACCGAAAAAGAACAACTGTTGCTTGGATTGGCTTATAACTCCCTGCGCAAAAAAGTGGCCGATGCATTGATCACGGTAAACAGAAAATACAAAACCTCCATTAATATCAGCCGCGAAAACCTGGCAGCCATTGCCGGTACGGCTACAGCCTCCATGATAAGAACACTCAGTGAATTTAAAAGTGAAAAACTGATCGATATTCACGATGGCGCCATTACCATTTTAAATGAAAAGGAACTCGAGAATTTATTGAACTGA
- a CDS encoding FAD-binding and (Fe-S)-binding domain-containing protein, giving the protein MTKAKQVQEALAAQFPADRLKTRPIDLHAYSSDASFYTLVPQAIVFPVNIEEVQLLFKLAKQHQTSLTFRTGGTSLSGQSVTEGILVDLSRNWPLIKAEQQGGAVRVQPGITGSRVNFFLKQYKKKIGPDPASINAAMMGGILSNNSSGMCCGVVNNSYHTLKHLKFVLPDGEVFDTENKDDYKRFETARPQLAGGILQLAQRVKNNPALTEKIRDKYKIKNTVGYSINAFLDYEHPLDILAHLLIGAEGTLAFIAEAVLNTIPDKPYKSTGLLFFESTAIACNAIPALRDSDAEALEFMDRAAIRSIEDQAGAPAFLKTLPGNSAGILCEYQSDTAAGLQEKLTRAAQYLNTLPITYKTEFTTDEYLQASYWKLRKGMYPSVAAVRQKGTSAMLEDIAVPIQNLGKCVEDLQQLFIKYKYFDAIIFGHAKEGNLHFLVSQSIDTPEEVGVFGAFNDELAELVIKRYNGALKAEHGTGRQIAPYVETEWGTDGYTIMKELKALVDPGNILNPGVIINPDKDCHLKNLKPLPVVEEEVDKCVECGYCEHKCPSRNFTLTPRQRIVLRRSLSRLKKAGDTQTYNSILKDYAYDGLDTCAVDGMCATECPVSINTGELVKRLRKENHSKTGNAIAMQVAKNFGLVERLIKTGLRSGGLVNKVFGKKAMFKLTSGVRKIAPAFPLWPQQLTAPVTVKSQKPEQADVVYFVSCISRTMGKDMEKKESIVDVCRRLSRKANVGLLIPDNLTGTCCAQPFASKGFTPAYRVIVNKTIDTLWTWSKGGSLPVVLDITSCTHSLQTCRPYLSPENQQRFDQLKIIDSLQFATDILLPRLTITKKKDSAVFHPVCSLHKMNLNKNLLQLAAQTVTAPVIPSTAGCCGMAGDRGFYYPGLTASATKAEVEEVNNSGCGDCYSTAKTCEMALAESSGKNYRSVLYLLDEVTQ; this is encoded by the coding sequence ATGACAAAGGCAAAGCAAGTACAGGAGGCCCTGGCAGCACAGTTTCCGGCAGACAGATTAAAAACCCGTCCAATAGACCTGCATGCGTATTCATCGGACGCGAGTTTTTATACCCTGGTGCCGCAGGCCATTGTGTTTCCCGTGAATATTGAAGAAGTGCAGTTGTTGTTCAAACTGGCCAAACAACACCAAACCTCGCTTACATTTCGTACCGGCGGTACCAGTTTATCGGGCCAGTCGGTAACCGAGGGCATTCTGGTTGATCTGTCGCGCAACTGGCCGCTGATAAAGGCCGAGCAACAGGGGGGCGCCGTACGCGTACAACCGGGGATCACCGGCAGCCGCGTAAATTTTTTCCTGAAACAATACAAAAAGAAGATAGGTCCTGATCCCGCTTCCATCAATGCCGCCATGATGGGGGGCATTTTGTCGAACAACTCCAGCGGCATGTGTTGCGGGGTGGTTAATAACAGCTATCATACCCTGAAGCATCTAAAGTTTGTGCTGCCCGATGGAGAGGTGTTTGATACTGAAAATAAGGACGACTATAAAAGATTTGAAACAGCCCGGCCACAGCTGGCCGGTGGCATACTGCAACTGGCGCAACGCGTAAAAAATAACCCGGCTCTCACAGAAAAGATCAGGGACAAGTATAAGATCAAGAATACCGTGGGATACAGCATCAATGCTTTTCTTGATTATGAGCATCCGCTGGATATCCTGGCGCATTTGCTGATAGGGGCAGAGGGCACGCTGGCCTTTATTGCCGAAGCGGTGTTGAACACCATTCCCGATAAACCCTATAAAAGTACCGGACTGTTGTTCTTTGAATCAACAGCTATCGCCTGTAACGCCATTCCGGCTCTCCGCGATAGCGACGCTGAAGCGCTGGAGTTTATGGACCGCGCCGCTATCCGTTCCATTGAAGACCAGGCAGGCGCACCGGCTTTTTTGAAAACCCTGCCGGGAAACAGCGCGGGTATTTTGTGCGAATATCAATCTGATACAGCCGCAGGTTTACAGGAAAAATTAACCCGGGCTGCCCAGTACCTCAATACATTGCCCATTACTTACAAAACTGAATTTACTACCGATGAATACCTGCAGGCCAGTTACTGGAAGCTGCGCAAGGGCATGTACCCTTCCGTAGCAGCGGTGCGGCAAAAAGGCACTTCGGCCATGCTGGAAGATATAGCGGTTCCCATCCAGAACCTTGGCAAATGCGTGGAAGACCTGCAGCAGCTGTTTATTAAATATAAATATTTCGACGCCATCATCTTCGGTCATGCCAAGGAAGGCAACCTGCACTTCCTGGTATCGCAATCGATCGACACCCCAGAGGAAGTGGGCGTTTTTGGCGCTTTTAATGATGAATTGGCGGAATTGGTCATAAAAAGGTACAATGGTGCGCTAAAGGCGGAACATGGTACTGGCAGGCAGATTGCTCCTTATGTGGAAACGGAATGGGGCACAGATGGCTATACTATCATGAAGGAGTTGAAAGCCCTCGTTGACCCCGGTAATATCCTGAACCCGGGTGTTATCATCAATCCGGATAAAGATTGTCATTTAAAGAACCTTAAGCCTTTACCTGTAGTGGAAGAGGAAGTTGACAAATGTGTGGAGTGCGGGTATTGCGAGCATAAATGCCCAAGCCGCAACTTTACCCTTACCCCGAGGCAACGCATTGTGCTGCGCCGTTCTTTATCGCGGTTGAAAAAAGCCGGCGATACCCAAACCTACAATAGTATCTTAAAGGATTATGCCTATGATGGGTTGGATACCTGTGCGGTAGATGGCATGTGCGCTACCGAATGCCCCGTATCCATCAATACAGGCGAGCTGGTTAAACGGTTGCGAAAAGAAAATCATTCCAAAACCGGCAATGCCATTGCCATGCAGGTGGCTAAAAACTTTGGCCTTGTTGAACGGCTTATTAAAACCGGTTTGCGCAGTGGCGGACTGGTGAACAAAGTATTCGGCAAAAAGGCCATGTTCAAATTAACCAGTGGCGTTCGCAAAATAGCGCCTGCATTCCCTTTGTGGCCGCAACAGTTAACAGCGCCGGTAACAGTTAAATCACAAAAGCCCGAACAGGCAGATGTGGTGTATTTTGTTTCCTGCATCAGCCGTACTATGGGTAAGGACATGGAGAAGAAAGAATCCATTGTAGATGTTTGCCGCCGCCTGTCACGGAAGGCCAATGTAGGCCTGCTGATTCCTGACAATCTCACCGGCACTTGCTGCGCACAGCCATTTGCTTCAAAAGGCTTTACGCCTGCCTACCGCGTTATTGTAAATAAAACCATCGACACGTTGTGGACATGGAGCAAGGGCGGAAGTTTGCCCGTTGTGCTCGATATTACAAGTTGCACGCACTCCCTGCAAACCTGCCGGCCGTATTTGTCGCCGGAGAATCAACAGCGCTTCGACCAGTTAAAAATTATTGATAGTCTTCAGTTTGCTACAGATATACTCTTGCCCCGCTTAACCATCACGAAGAAAAAAGACAGCGCGGTATTTCATCCGGTATGTTCCCTGCATAAAATGAACCTGAACAAAAACCTTTTACAGCTGGCCGCGCAAACCGTTACAGCGCCTGTAATTCCAAGTACTGCCGGTTGTTGTGGTATGGCTGGTGATCGCGGGTTTTATTATCCGGGCTTAACAGCATCAGCAACAAAAGCGGAAGTGGAGGAGGTGAACAATTCGGGTTGTGGAGATTGCTACTCAACTGCCAAAACTTGTGAAATGGCATTGGCTGAATCATCAGGGAAAAACTACCGGTCAGTATTATACCTGCTCGATGAAGTAACACAATGA
- a CDS encoding FG-GAP-like repeat-containing protein: protein MTIAFPRGWLAIFLWLALSCNTHRSPNKEMIDLLHTVAESENVPGNSFASERKKIFYDSLLQAATSYPDSASASFGLANTLLELGQEDKAIPIFESLIRNLPPYLIDNKKLVTKSLAIAYLRLGERMNCIYNHTGESCIYPIANKGIHVNKQGAEKAIELYTDLLRYDGDLESRWLLNIAYMAAGRYPQDVPPNLLITLPPADSTVSIKPFTDLSARLSLNVKNMAGGSIVEDFNNDGYVDIVTSSWGLQEGMHYYINNRNGTFTDATATSGLKELTGGLNMVQTDYNNDGLKDIFVLRGAWKGKYGKEPNSLLRNNGDGTFTDVTIAAGLLSFHPTQTATWADFNNDGWLDVFIGNETSNPEEMHPCEFYLNNRDGTFTEASAKAGCTTIAFVKGVTSGDYNNDGYVDLFISTLNGKKILFKNEGVVNGVCHFKNVSEEAGLTNNTTSTFTTWFWDYDNDGWPDILVCGYEFSRSLAWYAAAEALHANPGNSGHIFLFHNKHDGTFEDVSEKTGLNRIAFAMGGNFGDIDNDGWSDFYLGTGNPQYSSLVPNKLFKNVDGKRFADVTIPARVGNLQKGHGVSFIDLDNDGDQDIYIEMGGAYVGDAYENSLYINPGQNNNHRLLLSLQGNGSNRAAIGARLKISFTENGNKRTVYRDVNSGGSFGANPLMQHIGTGAATTIDEVSILWPGDLTTQVFTNVPADVLISIKEGVHTFTTKRLQPFNFNNITPNIIDCFPATRSAVTVK, encoded by the coding sequence ATGACCATTGCCTTTCCTCGAGGATGGCTGGCCATATTTTTATGGCTGGCCCTCTCTTGTAATACGCATCGTTCGCCCAATAAAGAAATGATAGACCTGTTGCATACTGTTGCCGAAAGTGAAAATGTACCCGGCAATTCATTTGCCTCAGAAAGGAAAAAAATATTTTACGATTCGCTGCTGCAGGCGGCCACCAGCTATCCTGATTCGGCCTCGGCCAGCTTTGGCCTGGCCAATACCCTGCTGGAGCTTGGTCAGGAAGACAAGGCCATTCCGATTTTTGAAAGCCTGATCCGCAATTTGCCACCTTACCTGATCGATAATAAAAAATTGGTCACGAAAAGCCTGGCCATTGCATACCTGCGCCTGGGCGAAAGAATGAACTGTATTTATAATCACACTGGTGAGTCGTGTATTTATCCCATTGCCAATAAAGGCATCCACGTAAACAAACAGGGGGCCGAAAAAGCCATTGAGCTGTATACCGACTTGCTTAGATACGACGGCGACCTGGAATCACGATGGCTGCTCAACATTGCGTACATGGCTGCGGGCAGGTATCCGCAGGACGTACCACCGAATTTACTGATTACTTTACCGCCCGCCGACAGCACTGTTAGTATTAAACCGTTTACTGACCTTTCGGCCCGGCTTTCGCTGAATGTAAAGAATATGGCCGGCGGCAGCATTGTGGAAGATTTTAACAACGATGGGTATGTAGACATCGTTACCAGCAGCTGGGGATTGCAGGAAGGCATGCATTACTATATCAATAACCGCAATGGTACCTTTACCGATGCTACAGCCACCTCCGGACTAAAAGAGCTTACCGGCGGCTTGAACATGGTGCAAACCGATTATAACAATGATGGGCTGAAGGACATTTTTGTTTTACGGGGCGCCTGGAAAGGCAAATATGGAAAAGAACCCAACTCGTTACTAAGAAACAATGGTGATGGCACGTTTACCGATGTTACCATAGCAGCAGGGTTGTTATCTTTTCACCCCACCCAAACGGCCACCTGGGCCGATTTTAACAACGATGGCTGGCTGGATGTATTTATCGGCAATGAAACAAGTAATCCCGAAGAAATGCATCCCTGTGAATTTTATCTCAATAACCGGGACGGCACCTTCACGGAAGCTTCGGCTAAAGCCGGTTGTACCACGATCGCGTTTGTAAAAGGTGTAACCTCCGGCGACTATAACAATGATGGTTATGTAGATCTTTTTATTTCTACGCTAAACGGGAAAAAGATCCTGTTTAAAAATGAAGGCGTAGTAAATGGCGTTTGTCATTTCAAAAATGTTTCGGAAGAAGCCGGGTTAACCAATAATACCACATCCACCTTCACTACCTGGTTCTGGGATTATGATAATGATGGCTGGCCCGACATCCTGGTTTGCGGTTATGAATTCAGCCGTTCACTGGCCTGGTATGCCGCTGCAGAAGCACTGCATGCCAACCCGGGTAATTCGGGACATATCTTCCTGTTCCATAACAAACACGATGGAACGTTTGAAGACGTATCGGAAAAAACGGGGTTGAACCGCATTGCTTTTGCCATGGGCGGCAATTTTGGCGATATCGACAATGATGGCTGGAGTGATTTTTACCTGGGTACCGGCAATCCGCAATACTCCTCGCTGGTACCAAACAAGCTGTTCAAAAACGTGGACGGTAAGCGCTTTGCCGATGTTACCATTCCGGCGCGTGTCGGTAACCTGCAAAAAGGCCATGGCGTTTCTTTTATTGACCTGGATAATGATGGCGACCAGGACATTTATATTGAAATGGGTGGCGCCTATGTAGGCGATGCGTACGAAAATTCATTGTATATAAATCCCGGCCAAAACAACAACCACCGGCTGCTGCTGAGCTTACAAGGTAACGGGAGTAACCGCGCAGCAATTGGTGCGCGCCTGAAAATATCTTTTACTGAAAATGGCAACAAACGAACGGTGTACCGAGATGTAAATTCCGGCGGCAGTTTTGGCGCCAATCCGTTGATGCAACACATAGGCACAGGCGCCGCCACCACCATTGATGAAGTTTCCATCCTATGGCCTGGCGATTTAACAACGCAGGTATTCACCAATGTGCCGGCAGATGTACTGATTTCCATCAAAGAGGGCGTTCATACATTTACCACTAAACGCCTGCAGCCTTTTAATTTTAATAACATAACACCAAATATTATCGATTGTTTTCCGGCAACCAGGTCGGCAGTGACCGTTAAATAA
- a CDS encoding response regulator: MKRVPMTILYIDDDQDDLLIFEESVNTLFPDITLFKAQSSEAGIYILNQLEAEKKPYPSLIMIDLNMPKTDGRKTLQHIRSIEKWQDIPIAIFTTSATKDDIEFCQMYGSACITKPMNFIDFSKTLQKLFSQITPL, translated from the coding sequence ATGAAGCGTGTACCAATGACGATATTATACATTGACGATGACCAGGATGATCTGTTGATATTTGAAGAATCTGTTAATACTTTGTTCCCTGACATTACCCTCTTCAAAGCACAAAGCAGTGAAGCGGGCATCTATATCCTGAACCAGCTTGAGGCTGAAAAAAAGCCTTACCCGTCCTTGATCATGATCGATTTGAACATGCCTAAAACGGACGGAAGGAAAACCTTACAGCATATCCGAAGTATTGAGAAATGGCAGGACATCCCGATTGCCATTTTCACCACCTCTGCGACCAAAGACGATATTGAGTTTTGCCAAATGTATGGGTCGGCGTGTATCACCAAACCCATGAACTTTATTGATTTCAGCAAAACTTTACAAAAATTGTTTAGTCAGATTACACCGCTTTAA
- a CDS encoding glycosyl hydrolase, which produces MDRRKFIALTSLTTAHLATAKAGIVKWTPGIGGIPTITTLKEKFLSPGQEFQPGCYWWWFNGLMDKEGITRDLEEYKAKGMGEVLMINSADGLGGAKVPQGARFLSPEWRELYRFALKEANRLGIKFGVNMSSGWCMGGPWIPPQHSCRWFLQSKITVKGPQKFSGKLPLPGNRDGYDNLVNAPGWKEYIDLPLEKLDYRDTAVVAIPSAADNNPLRTDKRSTLFIAKTNRKDASNFIKANDVMGPVSTPWEVMPGDQPIPVDKVIDLTGKLNADGQLDWDVPAGEWTIVRTGHRMTGSKVMIAQPEASGLSVDWLSHTGVDLQFENLGKVLVQEAGEYAGKTLKYFCDDSFEDGFPNWTEDIIPQFKKYRGYDPTPYLPVLNGFIIGSVEISDRFLNDYRKTIGDCLADEHYKHFADLCHQNGLQVQNEAAGPSRSGTMCMDALKNLGRSDMPQGEFWLGGKHDEEGGLDEKLGYGVVRLEQGQNKVTKMVTSAAHIYGKKTASAESFTSFRHWYDYPGNMKQAADRAFCEGINRFLFHTSTATRPKDGKPGIEYGAGTHFNPNVTWWNQSGPFLDYISRCQYLLQQGLFVADILYYNGDITPNIVLPKHVDPSAGKGYDYDVCNEEVLLTRISVKNGKLVLPDGMSYHLLVLRGNTNMPVAVLQKLKELVLAGATIVGPKPEKDSGLKDYPQCDARVQELAASIWGKCDGKSIKQNTLGKGKIYWNVSLQEILKEKKVGPDFIYDNNNAFIDFIHRSIGDTEVYFVANRNKREEQMNCRFRINGRQPEIWDATTGETIPVNVSTQADGYTSIPLQFAPFQSWFIVFKKATLQKQPVAKKAAANFLSYSPVQELTGGWAVHFDTAWGGPASVEFPALEDWTKRPEEGIKYYSGKAVYEKRFDATGIQPGSRYFLETGVVHNIAEIKLNGKALGILWTAPWRVEVTGLLQQTGNVLEIIVVNCWPNRLIGDAALPAEKRLTHTNIVFKPDAPLMPSGLLGPVVITKGQ; this is translated from the coding sequence ATGGACCGTCGCAAATTCATAGCCCTCACTTCGTTAACCACTGCTCATTTAGCCACGGCTAAGGCTGGAATAGTGAAATGGACACCTGGTATTGGTGGTATACCTACGATTACGACGCTGAAAGAAAAGTTTTTGTCGCCCGGCCAGGAGTTTCAACCCGGTTGTTACTGGTGGTGGTTCAATGGCCTTATGGATAAAGAAGGTATTACCCGCGACCTGGAGGAGTATAAAGCCAAGGGTATGGGTGAGGTACTGATGATCAATTCGGCGGATGGATTAGGCGGCGCCAAAGTTCCGCAAGGCGCCAGATTCTTATCACCCGAATGGCGGGAGCTGTACCGGTTTGCATTAAAAGAAGCCAATCGCCTCGGAATAAAATTTGGCGTGAACATGAGTTCGGGCTGGTGTATGGGTGGTCCCTGGATCCCGCCACAGCACAGCTGCCGCTGGTTCCTGCAATCGAAAATAACGGTGAAGGGCCCGCAAAAATTCTCTGGTAAATTACCGTTACCGGGTAACCGGGATGGGTACGACAACCTGGTAAATGCACCCGGCTGGAAGGAATACATCGATCTGCCATTGGAGAAATTAGATTATCGCGATACAGCTGTTGTAGCCATTCCTTCAGCCGCCGATAACAATCCTTTACGCACGGATAAACGGTCAACGCTTTTTATAGCCAAAACCAACCGCAAAGACGCCAGCAATTTTATAAAAGCAAATGACGTGATGGGGCCGGTATCAACACCCTGGGAGGTGATGCCCGGCGACCAACCCATTCCGGTAGATAAGGTGATCGACCTTACTGGTAAACTAAACGCCGATGGTCAGCTCGACTGGGACGTGCCCGCCGGTGAATGGACCATCGTTCGCACCGGTCATCGGATGACGGGTTCCAAAGTGATGATTGCCCAACCCGAAGCCAGCGGGCTTTCGGTTGACTGGTTAAGTCATACTGGTGTTGATCTGCAATTTGAAAACCTGGGAAAGGTGCTGGTACAGGAAGCAGGCGAGTATGCCGGCAAAACGCTTAAATATTTCTGTGACGATAGTTTTGAAGATGGTTTCCCTAACTGGACAGAAGACATCATTCCTCAATTTAAAAAATACCGCGGGTACGATCCCACCCCATACCTGCCCGTACTGAATGGCTTTATCATCGGCAGTGTGGAAATCAGCGACCGGTTTTTGAACGACTATCGTAAAACGATAGGGGATTGCCTGGCTGATGAACATTATAAACATTTTGCCGACTTGTGTCATCAAAACGGACTGCAGGTACAGAACGAAGCTGCAGGTCCCAGTCGCTCCGGCACCATGTGTATGGATGCATTAAAGAACCTGGGCCGCAGCGATATGCCACAGGGTGAATTCTGGCTGGGTGGTAAACACGATGAAGAAGGTGGGCTGGATGAAAAGCTGGGTTATGGCGTGGTGCGGCTGGAACAGGGACAGAACAAAGTAACCAAAATGGTGACTTCTGCCGCGCATATCTATGGAAAGAAAACGGCTTCAGCCGAATCATTCACCTCTTTCCGTCACTGGTACGATTATCCCGGTAATATGAAACAGGCGGCCGACCGCGCTTTTTGTGAAGGCATCAACCGTTTTCTTTTTCATACCTCAACGGCTACGCGGCCTAAAGATGGTAAACCGGGTATAGAATATGGCGCAGGTACGCACTTTAATCCCAATGTAACGTGGTGGAACCAATCGGGGCCCTTCCTGGATTATATCAGCCGTTGCCAGTACCTGTTGCAGCAGGGTTTGTTTGTGGCCGATATCCTGTATTATAATGGCGACATCACGCCAAATATCGTGCTGCCCAAACATGTGGACCCTTCAGCCGGTAAAGGATATGATTATGATGTGTGCAATGAAGAAGTGTTGCTGACCCGCATAAGCGTTAAGAACGGCAAACTGGTATTGCCTGATGGTATGAGCTACCACCTGTTGGTGTTACGCGGTAATACCAATATGCCGGTTGCCGTATTGCAAAAATTAAAAGAACTGGTGCTGGCCGGAGCTACCATCGTAGGACCAAAGCCGGAAAAAGATAGCGGACTGAAAGATTATCCGCAATGCGATGCACGCGTACAGGAACTGGCGGCATCCATCTGGGGCAAATGTGATGGCAAAAGCATCAAACAAAATACATTGGGCAAAGGAAAGATTTACTGGAATGTTTCTTTGCAAGAAATCCTGAAAGAAAAAAAGGTAGGGCCTGATTTTATTTACGACAACAACAATGCATTTATTGATTTTATCCATCGCAGCATTGGCGATACAGAAGTGTATTTTGTAGCCAATCGCAATAAGCGCGAGGAGCAGATGAACTGCCGGTTCCGCATCAACGGCCGTCAGCCGGAGATCTGGGATGCAACAACCGGGGAAACCATTCCTGTTAACGTAAGTACACAGGCAGATGGTTATACCAGCATTCCTTTACAGTTTGCACCCTTTCAATCGTGGTTCATTGTTTTCAAAAAAGCTACTTTACAAAAGCAGCCCGTTGCTAAAAAAGCAGCCGCCAATTTTCTTTCTTATTCACCTGTGCAGGAATTAACCGGCGGCTGGGCGGTGCATTTTGATACCGCCTGGGGTGGACCTGCCAGTGTTGAATTTCCTGCACTGGAAGACTGGACCAAAAGGCCTGAAGAAGGAATAAAGTATTATTCCGGCAAGGCTGTATATGAAAAGCGTTTTGATGCAACCGGCATTCAACCGGGTAGCCGGTACTTCCTGGAAACCGGTGTGGTGCATAACATTGCCGAAATAAAATTAAATGGCAAAGCGCTCGGCATTCTGTGGACTGCTCCCTGGCGCGTTGAAGTGACCGGCTTGCTGCAACAAACCGGTAATGTGCTGGAGATTATAGTGGTCAATTGCTGGCCCAACCGCCTCATCGGTGATGCCGCTTTGCCTGCTGAAAAAAGACTCACCCATACCAATATAGTATTTAAACCCGATGCCCCTTTAATGCCTTCAGGGCTCTTAGGACCGGTAGTGATCACTAAAGGGCAGTGA